A portion of the Lolium rigidum isolate FL_2022 chromosome 1, APGP_CSIRO_Lrig_0.1, whole genome shotgun sequence genome contains these proteins:
- the LOC124674226 gene encoding monooxygenase 2-like: MQPQDATEDIVIAGAGLAGLGVALGLHRKGVRSVVLESAPSLRTSGFAFMTWTNAFRALDALGVGDKMRSQHVQVQGVRVMSSITGEVVREIDIRVQGKCGPHEARCVQRNVLLQALEEELPRDTIRYSSKIVSIDQDTGSDAKILHLADGSTLRAKVVIGCDGINSVVANWLGLAKPCDSGRRATRGHVKYPDGHGFQPKFMQFTGKGFRAGLVPCGETDVYWFLTWSPSCKDDVEQSAAAMKQFVLTKLRSINAPSEVLDAVERSQMNDVLVAPLRYRPPLSLLLASISKGNVCVAGDALHPTTPDLAQGACAALEDAVVLARCLGDAIVGDGSESVEAALLKYAGIRRWRSAQLIAASYMVGFLQQSEHGVVRFVRDKLLAGVLAKGLLMMPDYDCGTL, translated from the exons ATGCAACCGCAGGACGCCACCGAGGACATCGTCATTGCTGGCGCCGGCTTGGCCGGCCTCGGCGTTGCCCTGGGTCTCCACAG GAAAGGCGTTCGGAGCGTGGTGCTGGAGTCGGCGCCGTCGCTTCGGACATCTGGGTTCGCGTTCATGACATGGACGAACGCCTTCCGCGCGCTTGATGCCCTTGGGGTAGGAGACAAGATGAGGAGCCAGCATGTGCAGGTTCAAGG GGTGCGTGTCATGTCTTCGATTACCGGCGAAGTAGTGCGAGAAATTGACATACGGGTGCAGGGAAAATG CGGGCCGCACGAAGCCCGGTGCGTGCAGCGCAATGTTCTGTTGCAGGCACTTGAAGAGGAGCTGCCGAGAGACACCATCCGCTACTCATCCAAGATCGTTTCCATCGACCAAGACACCGGCAGCGATGCCAAGATCCTCCACCTCGCCGACGGCTCGACTCTCAGGGCGAAGGTTGTGATCGGGTGCGACGGCATCAACTCGGTGGTGGCGAACTGGCTGGGGCTCGCCAAGCCGTGCGACTCGGGGCGCAGGGCCACGCGGGGACATGTCAAGTACCCTGACGGCCATGGTTTCCAGCCCAAGTTCATGCAGTTCACCGGCAAAGGCTTCCGAGCTGGTCTGGTGCCCTGCGGCGAGACAGACGTCTACTGGTTCTTGACATGGTCTCCTTCCT GCAAGGATGACGTCGAGCAGAGTGCGGCGGCGATGAAGCAGTTCGTGCTGACCAAGCTGAGGAGCATCAACGCCCCTTCCGAGGTGCTGGACGCGGTGGAGAGGAGCCAGATGAACGACGTGCTCGTGGCGCCGCTGCGCTACCGGCCGCCACTCTCGCTCCTGCTCGCCAGCATCAGCAAGGGCAACGTGTGCGTGGCCGGCGACGCGCTCCACCCTACGACGCCGGACCTGGCGCAGGGCGCGTGCGCGGCGCTCGAGGATGCCGTCGTCCTCGCACGCTGCCTCGGCGACGCCATCGTCGGAGACGGGAGCGAGAGCGTCGAGGCGGCGCTGCTCAAGTACGCAGGGATCAGGCGGTGGAGGAGCGCTCAGCTGATCGCGGCGTCCTACATGGTGGGGTTCCTGCAGCAGAGCGAGCACGGCGTGGTGAGGTTTGTGCGGGACAAGTTGCTGGCCGGGGTGCTCGCCAAGGGGCTCCTCATGATGCCGGACTACGACTGCGGAACGCTCTGA
- the LOC124674235 gene encoding protein PHOSPHATE-INDUCED 1-like: protein MGARRLMELYEPDLSERLTYHNGTVLSGDIPVSILWYGNFTAAQKDIVSDFLVSLAAAPGAYPSPSVPQWWSSIVQLYHSKVKAVGKKGAEKTRVFLSGNFSDEGCSLGRSLTLSQLPALAAAAKPAKGGVALVLTAQDVAVEGFCMSRCGMHGSDAKAGTAYVWVGNSAAQCPAQCAWPFKEGDPAVVPPNGDLGMDGLVINVASMLAGAVTNPFGDGFYQGERQAPLEAATACQGVYGTGAYPGNAGKLLINKVTGASYNANGARGRKCLLPALFDPLTSGCATLV, encoded by the coding sequence ATGGGAGCAAGGAGGCTCATGGAGCTGTACGAGCCCGATCTCAGCGAGCGCCTCACGTACCACAACGGCACCGTGCTGAGCGGCGACATCCCCGTGTCCATCCTCTGGTACGGGAACTTCACGGCGGCGCAGAAGGACATCGTCTCCGACTTCCTTgtctccctcgccgccgcgccgggAGCGTACCCCTCCCCTTCCGTGCCGCAGTGGTGGAGCAGTATCGTCCAACTGTACCACTCCAAGGTGAAGGCCGTCGGCAAGAAGGGAGCCGAGAAGACGCGGGTGTTCCTCTCCGGCAATTTCTCCGACGAGGGGTGCTCGCTGGGACGGAGCCTGACGCTGTCCCAGCTCCCGGCGCTGGCGGCAGCGGCGAAGCCCGCGAAAGGCGGCGTCGCGCTGGTGCTCACGGCGCAGGACGTGGCCGTGGAAGGGTTCTGCATGAGCCGGTGCGGCATGCACGGGTCGGACGCCAAGGCCGGCACCGCCTACGTGTGGGTCGGCAACTCGGCGGCGCAGTGCCCCGCCCAGTGCGCGTGGCCGTTCAAGGAAGGGGATCCGGCGGTGGTGCCGCCGAACGGCGACCTGGGCATGGACGGCCTCGTGATCAACGTGGCCAGCATGCTCGCTGGCGCGGTGACCAACCCGTTCGGCGACGGGTTCTACCAGGGAGAACGCCAGGCGCCGCTGGAGGCCGCGACGGCGTGCCAGGGGGTATACGGTACCGGCGCGTACCCCGggaacgccggcaagctattgatTAATAAGGTGACCGGAGCGAGCTACAACGCCAACGGGGCGCGCGGGAGGAAGTGCCTGCTTCCTGCCCTGTTCGACCCCTTGACGTCCGGGTGTGCCACGCTGGTTTGA